A genome region from Populus alba chromosome 3, ASM523922v2, whole genome shotgun sequence includes the following:
- the LOC118028759 gene encoding cell wall / vacuolar inhibitor of fructosidase 2, with the protein MAPSLFLVLVLPLISTSQCSATLQDKQPDLIEKSCSIIAGYEDCVRILRSDPRAIKATNVKELAYIILDLCIANATETLREIPKVQEKFKKDGQIEEALRRCALEYESAGKVYFRKAVEQLGTKSYREAQNSAHIGGALGTSCEQEFYFQAPEFSPLWLRNHDLAVLGTVAEGIVSLLRLNKS; encoded by the coding sequence ATGGCCCCTTCTCTATTCCTTGTACTTGTACTACCTCTCATCTCAACAAGCCAATGTTCTGCAACTCTGCAAGATAAACAACCTGATCTAATAGAGAAATCCTGCTCAATAATCGCCGGATATGAAGACTGCGTGAGAATCCTCAGATCAGACCCTCGTGCCATTAAAGCAACCAACGTCAAAGAGCTAGCTTACATCATTCTTGATCTCTGCATAGCAAACGCCACAGAGACTCTTCGAGAAATCCCAAAGGTGCAGGAGAAGTTCAAGAAAGATGGACAAATTGAGGAAGCTCTACGACGGTGTGCCCTGGAATATGAGAGCGCCGGCAAAGTTTATTTTCGCAAGGCTGTTGAGCAACTGGGGACTAAGTCTTATCGTGAAGCACAGAATTCAGCACACATCGGAGGTGCATTAGGTACGAGTTGTGAACAAGAATTTTATTTCCAAGCACCAGAATTCTCACCTTTATGGCTCAGGAATCATGATTTGGCAGTTCTTGGTACTGTTGCAGAAGGCATTGTTTCCCTTCTTCGTTTGAATAAATCTTAA
- the LOC118028515 gene encoding scarecrow-like protein 28, which yields MLAGCSSSTLLSPRHRLRSESPAQFQACHFQLPSMSTQRLDLPCTFSRKESSRSQPMRPVGVGLSVDKSLESKTSSCSLMQNIRLPPLATSNQSVKDEFWEKGKSLKRFAEQSVEESCFNRAKRKKGNNDNGDDERVCFVPSEVISPPLPLSNNPWVDSVITEIAVLGEKDGESSQRPVKEASGSSTSSESQSLGLRLSENVVEQEVGNGSSNPPRPQEGAVEAAEDDQREHQGFELVSFLTSCVEEIGLKNIAGINHFIAKLGELASPKGIPISRLAAYYTEALALRVTRIWPHIFHITAPRELDRVDDDSGTALRLLNQVSPIPKFIHFTANEMLLRAFEGKDRVHIIDFDIKQGLQWPSLFQSLASRTNPPSHVRITGIGESKQELNETGDRLAGFAEALNLPFEFHPVVDRLEDVRLWMLHVKERECVAVNCIFQMHKTLYDGSGGALRDFLGLIRSTNPTIVLMAEQEAEHNAPNLETRVCNSLKYYSAIFDSIDSSLPFNSPVRIKLEEMYAREIRNVVACEGSDRHERHESFDEWKKLMEQGGFRCVGIDEREMLQTQMLLKMYSCGSYKVKKQGHEGAALTLSWLDQPLYTVSAWTPLDIAGSSTSFSQPT from the exons ATGTTGGCCGGGTGTTCTAGTTCAACATTGCTGTCACCAAGGCATAGATTGAGGAGTGAATCACCTGCGCAGTTTCAAGCTTGCCATTTTCAGTTACCTTCAATGAGCACACAGAGATTAGACTTGCCATGTACTTTCTCTCGCAAAGAATCATCGCGGTCGCAACCAATGAGGCCTGTTGGTGTTGGCTTGTCTGTGGACAAATCACTTGAGTCCAAGACCAGCAGTTGCTCTCTCATGCAGAATATCAGGCTCCCACCATTGGCAACTAGCAATCAATCAGTGAAAGATGAGTTCTGGGAGAAGGGTAAGAGCTTGAAGAGGTTTGCCGAGCAATCAGTTGAAGAGTCTTGCTTTAACAGGGCTAAGAGAAAAAAGGGTAACAATGATAACG GAGATGACGAGAGGGTTTGCTTTGTGCCCAGTGAAGTGATTTCACCGCCTTTGCCATTATCTAACAATCCATGGGTGGACTCTGTTATAACTGAGATCGCTGTCCTGGGTGAAAAAGATGGAGAGAGTAGCCAAAGGCCAGTAAAAGAAGCCTCGGGTTCAAGTACTTCATCAGAGAGTCAAAGCTTGGGCCTTAGACTAAGCGAGAACGTAGTGGAGCAAGAAGTGGGTAATGGCTCTAGCAATCCTCCTCGTCCACAAGAAGGCGCGGTGGAGGCTGCAGAGGATGATCAGAGAGAGCATCAGGGGTTTGAGCTGGTTAGCTTTCTTACATCTTGTGTTGAAGAGATTGGGTTAAAGAATATCGCTGGGATCAACCATTTTATAGCTAAACTGGGGGAGCTTGCTTCTCCAAAAGGAATTCCTATTAGCCGCCTTGCTGCTTATTATACCGAGGCATTAGCTCTTAGAGTTACAAGGATTTGGCCTCACATTTTTCACATAACTGCTCCCCGGGAACTTGATCGGGTTGATGATGATTCAGGGACTGCATTGAGGCTTTTGAATCAAGTGAGCCCAATTCCGAAGTTCATTCATTTCACGGCGAATGAGATGTTGTTGAGGGCTTTTGAAGGGAAAGATAGGGTCCACATTATAGACTTTGACATTAAGCAAGGGCTTCAATGGCCTAGTTTGTTTCAGAGTTTGGCCTCCAGGACTAATCCTCCTAGCCATGTTAGAATCACTGGTATAGGTGAGTCTAAGCAAGAGCTTAATGAGACGGGAGATAGGCTTGCTGGATTTGCAGAGGCATTGAACCTGCCTTTCGAGTTTCATCCAGTTGTGGACAGGTTAGAAGATGTGAGGTTGTGGATGCTCCATGTGAAGGAGAGGGAGTGTGTGGCTGTTAATTGTATTTTCCAAATGCACAAGACACTATATGATGGGAGTGGAGGAGCACTGAGGGATTTCTTGGGGCTTATCCGGAGTACAAACCCCACAATAGTCCTTATGGCAGAGCAAGAAGCGGAACATAATGCCCCTAATTTGGAAACAAGAGTTTGCAATTCGTTGAAGTACTACTCTGCTATATTTGACTCGATTGATTCTAGCCTTCCATTTAACAGCCCGGTTAGGATCAAATTAGAGGAGATGTATGCTCGGGAAATTAGAAACGTTGTTGCTTGTGAAGGAAGTGACCGCCATGAAAGACATGAAAGTTTTGACGAGTGGAAGAAGTTGATGGAGCAAGGAGGGTTCCGGTGCGTGGGAATCGATGAGAGGGAGATGCTTCAGACCCAAATGCTATTGAAGATGTACTCTTGTGGTAGTTACAAAGTTAAGAAACAAGGGCACGAGGGAGCAGCGCTTACTCTAAGTTGGTTAGATCAGCCTCTCTACACAGTCTCCGCGTGGACACCTTTAGACATTGCAGGGAGTTCAACCTCTTTTTCTCAGCCAAcctga
- the LOC118028516 gene encoding plant UBX domain-containing protein 8, which produces MARPNQEAIETFISITGVTEDVAVQKLEEHGGDLNAAVNTHFSEGDRSAMRQPSIPSLQDDVMDIDDDPIEVAPPPRRSPLSILAESGAMNPFSLLDPLFPRGLFDTGSDFMNQAPFVSQPRELREIPIEVKDDSDASGHSVHAPIIEDVTGTEHAQGPGIQGTVIAEDDDDDILTDLNARATQRDSSLDGHFRPSAPEFDNLPDYSNDIEEEMVRAAIEASKHEAQELTETGPQQRQSHGEDAELEHVDSLSLKTAEQEKTLHDQRGKVGPSEVGDNAVEEGQGKIAASNGGQEAGSSSIQDEAEDVEDQPLIRHRSRQPSSGSLESAREVGVVEASPPSSPGQSNIGSHPLHNRDAFSDEWGGISSEEHDEAVMLEAAMFGGIPEGTSYGFPYTPHHQFMQNENHYPRPVPRPPSPSLQAQRLIREQQDDEYLASLAADREKEMKAIEEAEARRVQEEVARKAALEEERRKEEESRRKLEEEQEFERLLAAKEASLALEPSSNDENAVTLLVRMPDGSRRGRRFLKSDKLHALFDFIDIGRVVKPGTYRLVRPYPRRAFSDGEGALTLNELGLTSKQEALFLELI; this is translated from the exons atggCCAGACCTAATCAAGAAGCAATCGAGACGTTTATCAGCATCACAGGCGTCACCGAAGATGTAGCGGTGCAAAAACTTGAg GAACATGGTGGTGATCTCAATGCAGCTGTCAACACGCATTTCAGCGAAGGAGACAGAAGCGC CATGCGACAACCTTCCATTCCTTCGCTGCAAGATGATGTCATGGATATAGATGATGACCCAATTGAAGTTGCGCCACCTCCTAGGAGAAGTCCTCTATCAATTCTAGCTGAGAGTGGTGCTATGAATCCGTTCTCACTTCTTGATCCACTTTTTCCAAGAGGTCTATTTGATACTGGTTCTGATTTTATGAACCAGGCACCCTTTGTTTCTCAACCAAGAGAGTTAAGGGAGATACCTATAGAGGTTAAGGATGATAGTGATGCATCTGGTCATTCTGTTCATGCTCCTATTATTGAAGATGTAACTGGAACTGAACATGCACAAGGTCCTGGTATTCAGGGAACAGTCATAGCTGAGGATGACGATGATGATATTTTAACTGACTTAAATGCACGGGCCACCCAACGGGATAGTTCTCTTGACGGACATTTCAGGCCCAGTGCTCCTGAATTTGATAACTTACCTGATTATAGCAATGacatagaagaagaaatggtCCGGGCTGCCATTGAGGCTTCAAAGCATGAGGCTCAG GAGCTAACTGAAACTGGACCTCAGCAAAGGCAGTCTCATGGGGAGGATGCTGAACTTGAACATGTGGATTCATTATCCTTAAAG ACAGCAGAGCAAGAGAAAACTTTGCATGACCAGAGGGGGAAAGTTGGACCGTCAGAAGTAGGAGATAATGCTGTTGAGGAAGGGCAGGGGAAAATAGCTGCATCAAATGGAGGGCAA GAGGCAGGAAGCTCTTCCATCCAAGATGAAGCGGAAGATGTGGAAGATCAGCCTCTCATTAGGCATAGATCAAGACAGCCATCTTCCGGCTCTTTGGAATCTGCTAGAGAAGTTGGAGTTGTTGAGGCTAGCCCGCCGTCAAGTCCTGGACAGAGTAATATAGGAAGTCATCCCCTGCACAACAGAGATGCATTTTCTGATGAG TGGGGAGGCATCTCTTCTGAGGAGCATGATGAAGCAGTCATGCTTGAGGCTGCAATGTTTGGTGGAATTCCTGAAGGGACTAGTTATGGCTTTCCATATACACCTCACCACCAGTTCATGCAAAATGAGAATCATTATCCTCGTCCAGTACCCCGTCCTCCATCACCCTCTTTACAAGCTCAGCGCCTGATCCGTGAACAACAG GACGATGAGTATCTTGCATCATTGGCAGCTGACCGAGAAAAGGAGATGAAGGCCATTGAGGAAGCTGAAGCTCGCCGTGTACAAGAAGAAGTGGCTAGGAAAGCTGCTCTTGAAGAAGAAAGGCGAAAAGAGGAAGAATCTCGTAGAAAATTGGAGGAAGAGCAG GAGTTTGAGAGACTGTTGGCAGCTAAAGAAGCTTCTCTGGCTCTTGAACCTTCATCTAATGATGAGAATGCTGTGACGCTTTTGGTGCGGATGCCTGATGGAAGCCGGCGTGGCCGCCGATTTCTCAAGTCTGACAAGTTACAT GCTCTCTTTGATTTCATAGATATTGGCAGAGTGGTCAAGCCAGGCACTTACAGATTG GTTAGGCCATACCCAAGGCGTGCTTTCAGTGATGGAGAGGGTGCATTGACTCTCAACGAACTTGGCCTGACCAGCAAACAGGAAGCCTTGTTTCTAGAGTTGATCTAA
- the LOC118028518 gene encoding uncharacterized protein isoform X3: MSKLLARIAGYLSNRTLVGVDKVGNRYFTRTEEIDGIMKEKRWVLFKGEEDPTLLPVEWICWLNGQRKRAPTPEELIEMEARRELVKQNVALLKQEEEERRAREGSTRKSTSAGKTGGPDLKSFIRQFPTASEGNKLEEESDAVDRAREGEAGGKKAKEPLSEHSEPTGSGSTFKPGTWQPPT; this comes from the exons atgTCAAAGCTGTTGGCACGGATTGCTGGGTACTTGAGCAACCGAACTTTGGTGGGTGTAGACAAAGTAGGTAACCGTTACTTCACCAGAACAGAAGAGATCGATGGTATCA TGAAAGAGAAAAGATGGGTATTATTCAAAGGGGAGGAGGATCCAACCTTACTTCCAG TTGAATGGATATGCTGGCTGAATGGACAGCGTAAAAGGGCTCCAACTCCTGAG GAACTGATTGAGATGGAGGCTAGGCGTGAACTTGTGAAGCAGAATGTGGCTC TTCTCAagcaagaagaagaggaaaggaGAGCCAGAGAAGGCAGTACTCGTAAATCCACAAGCGCTG GTAAAACTGGAGGTCCAGACTTGAAAAGTTTCATTCGCCAATTTCCTACTGCTTCTGAGG GTAACAAACTTGAGGAAGAATCAGATGCAGTGGATAGAGCAAG AGAGGGAGAAGCTGGgggaaagaaagcaaaagaacCTTTGTCAGA GCATTCAGAACCAACTGGATCTGGTTCAACCTTCAAGCCAGGGACATGGCAACCACCGACATGA
- the LOC118028514 gene encoding cytochrome P450 87A3, with product MWALFFGALIIISITHWVHRWRNPRCNGTLPPGSMGLPLIGETLQFFAPNTSFDTPPFVKERMERYGPIFRTNLVGRPVVVSTDPDLNYFIFQQEGQLFQSWYPDTFTEIFGRQNVGSLHGFVYKYLKNMMLNLFGPESLKKMLPEVEQTTSKRLQLWSHQESVELKETTATMIFDLTAKKLISYDQDNSSENLRDNFVAFIHGLISFPLDIPGTAYHECLQGRKKAMRMLKNLLQERRANPRKYRSDFFDYVLEELQEDRGILTEAIALDLMFVLLFASFETTSLALTLAVKFLSDNPLVLKKLTEEHEGILRNRVDSNSGLTWNEYKSMKFTFQVINETVRLANIVPGIFRKALRDIQFKGYTIPEGWAVMVCPPAVHLSPEKYEDPLAFNPWRWEGLELNGASKKFMAFGGGMRFCVGTEFTKVQMAVFLHCLVTKFRWQAIKGGNIVRTPGLQFPSGYHIQLMERDKKIQLTQSYAQ from the exons ATGTGGGCTTTGTTTTTTGGAGCTTTGATTATTATAAGCATCACACATTGGGTTCACCGCTGGAGAAACCCCAGATGCAATGGCACTCTTCCACCAGGTTCAATGGGATTGCCACTTATTGGCGAGACCCTTCAATTCTTCGCTCCTAATACTTCTTTTGATACCCCTCCCTTTGTCAAAGAAAGGATGGAAAG ATATGGACCAATATTCCGGACTAATTTGGTTGGAAGGCCAGTTGTAGTATCAACAGACCCGGATCTCAATTACTTTATCTTCCAACAAGAGGGACAGTTGTTCCAGAGCTGGTATCCAGATACATTCACAGAGATTTTTGGAAGGCAAAATGTCGGTTCATTACATGGGTTCGTGTACAAGTATCTTAAGAATATGATGCTTAATCTGTTTGGTCCAGAAAGCCTTAAGAAAATGCTCCCTGAAGTTGAACAGACAACATCTAAGAGATTACAACTATGGTCCCATCAAGAGTCAGTCGAATTAAAAGAAACAACTGCAACT ATGATATTCGATCTGACAGCAAAGAAGCTCATAAGTTATGATCAAGATAATTCTTCGGAGAATCTAAGGGACAACTTCGTTGCATTCATACACGGATTGATCTCCTTCCCTTTGGACATTCCAGGAACAGCATATCACGAATGCTTACAG GGTAGGAAAAAGGCAATGAGAATGCTAAAAAACCTGCTACAGGAAAGACGAGCAAATCCGAGAAAGTACCGAAGTGATTTTTTCGATTATGTGCTTGAAGAACTTCAGGAGGACAGAGGAATCCTTACAGAGGCAATTGCTCTGGATTTAATGTTTGTGCTGCTATTTGCTAGCTTTGAAACAACTTCCCTGGCTCTAACTTTAGCCGTCAAATTTCTCTCGGATAATCCGTTGGTGCTGAAGAAACTAACG GAAGAGCACGAGGGAATTCTGAGAAATCGGGTAGATAGCAACTCTGGCCTTACATGGAACGAATACAAATCAATGAAATTCACATTTCAG GTAATTAATGAAACAGTTAGACTGGCAAACATAGTTCCAGGGATTTTCAGAAAAGCACTTAGAGACATCCAGTTTAAGG GATATACCATTCCAGAAGGTTGGGCAGTAATGGTTTGTCCCCCCGCAGTACACTTAAGCCCAGAAAAATATGAAGATCCACTTGCCTTCAATCCATGGAGATGGGAG GGATTGGAATTAAACGGTGCATCAAAAAAATTCATGGCTTTCGGTGGCGGTATGAGATTTTGTGTTGGAACAGAGTTTACCAAGGTGCAGATGGCTGTATTTCTACATTGCCTGGTCACAAAGTTCAG ATGGCAAGCAATCAAAGGAGGAAATATTGTTCGAACTCCTGGTTTACAATTTCCAAGTGGTTATCACATCCAGCTCATGgagagagacaaaaaaatacaactcaCGCAATCATATGCCCAGTAA
- the LOC118028518 gene encoding uncharacterized protein isoform X2, whose product MVSVMKEKRWVLFKGEEDPTLLPVEWICWLNGQRKRAPTPEELIEMEARRELVKQNVALLKQEEEERRAREGSTRKSTSAGKTGGPDLKSFIRQFPTASEEREKLGERKQKNLCQSIQNQLDLVQPSSQGHGNHRHEMYYIVMVTCFGSYSLHRYDPRSPIGFLVIRITKFTNDIVGQNTYTANFFFGKIEILGR is encoded by the exons ATGGTATCAGTAA TGAAAGAGAAAAGATGGGTATTATTCAAAGGGGAGGAGGATCCAACCTTACTTCCAG TTGAATGGATATGCTGGCTGAATGGACAGCGTAAAAGGGCTCCAACTCCTGAG GAACTGATTGAGATGGAGGCTAGGCGTGAACTTGTGAAGCAGAATGTGGCTC TTCTCAagcaagaagaagaggaaaggaGAGCCAGAGAAGGCAGTACTCGTAAATCCACAAGCGCTG GTAAAACTGGAGGTCCAGACTTGAAAAGTTTCATTCGCCAATTTCCTACTGCTTCTGAGG AGAGGGAGAAGCTGGgggaaagaaagcaaaagaacCTTTGTCAGA GCATTCAGAACCAACTGGATCTGGTTCAACCTTCAAGCCAGGGACATGGCAACCACCGACATGAGATGTATTACATTGTAATGGTAACCTGTTTTGGCAGTTATTCTCTTCACCGTTATGATCCCCGATCCCCCATTGGTTTTTTAGTGATTAGAATCACAAAATTCACTAATGACATTGTTGGACAGAATACATATACTGCAAACTTCTTTTTTGGAAAGATTGAGATTTTGGGGAGGTGA
- the LOC118028518 gene encoding uncharacterized protein isoform X1 — translation MSKLLARIAGYLSNRTLVGVDKVGNRYFTRTEEIDGIMKEKRWVLFKGEEDPTLLPVEWICWLNGQRKRAPTPEELIEMEARRELVKQNVALLKQEEEERRAREGSTRKSTSAGKTGGPDLKSFIRQFPTASEEREKLGERKQKNLCQSIQNQLDLVQPSSQGHGNHRHEMYYIVMVTCFGSYSLHRYDPRSPIGFLVIRITKFTNDIVGQNTYTANFFFGKIEILGR, via the exons atgTCAAAGCTGTTGGCACGGATTGCTGGGTACTTGAGCAACCGAACTTTGGTGGGTGTAGACAAAGTAGGTAACCGTTACTTCACCAGAACAGAAGAGATCGATGGTATCA TGAAAGAGAAAAGATGGGTATTATTCAAAGGGGAGGAGGATCCAACCTTACTTCCAG TTGAATGGATATGCTGGCTGAATGGACAGCGTAAAAGGGCTCCAACTCCTGAG GAACTGATTGAGATGGAGGCTAGGCGTGAACTTGTGAAGCAGAATGTGGCTC TTCTCAagcaagaagaagaggaaaggaGAGCCAGAGAAGGCAGTACTCGTAAATCCACAAGCGCTG GTAAAACTGGAGGTCCAGACTTGAAAAGTTTCATTCGCCAATTTCCTACTGCTTCTGAGG AGAGGGAGAAGCTGGgggaaagaaagcaaaagaacCTTTGTCAGA GCATTCAGAACCAACTGGATCTGGTTCAACCTTCAAGCCAGGGACATGGCAACCACCGACATGAGATGTATTACATTGTAATGGTAACCTGTTTTGGCAGTTATTCTCTTCACCGTTATGATCCCCGATCCCCCATTGGTTTTTTAGTGATTAGAATCACAAAATTCACTAATGACATTGTTGGACAGAATACATATACTGCAAACTTCTTTTTTGGAAAGATTGAGATTTTGGGGAGGTGA